The segment AGGCCGGCCCAACCCGTTCCAGCTCCTCGACGGGACAGCGGGTACGCACGTGCGCCCCTCTGTCCGCGGCGTCACGCGCATTGAGGATGACCAGCCGCGCGTCATCGACCCAGCAATCGGAATAGGCGAAGCCGTGGGTAAATTCGGGCTTCAACGGCTCACCCGCCGGATGGCGATCGAAGCGGATGCTCTGCATGGCCGGCAGCTTCTTGCGGGCGCCGATATGGTCGTAAAGGAACAGGCCCAGCCGCAGCAGCCACCGCGGACGGAGGCCGCGAACGTGAGGCAGGACGAAGCGCATCGGCCAGATGATGTGCGGCGCGATGGTCCACAGGCGTTCGCGCTCGGACAAGGCCTCCCGCACCAGCCCGAACTCGTAGTGCTCGAGATAGCGCAACCCGCCGTGGATCAGTTTGCTCGACGCCGACGACGTGCCGCCCGCGAGATCGCCCGCCTCGAGCAACAGCACCCGCGCGCCCCGTCCCGCGAGGTCGCGCGCGATCCCGGCGCCATTCACGCCGCCGCCGATCACCGCGACATCGAAGGTATGCTCCGCTTGCCCCATACCGCTCCTGCGTACAGTTCCCGCCGGCGCTGGCGAAGCTACTCCCTCATGTCGCGGTTCGGTTGCAGCTAGTTGCGGAACGATGCCGACATGGCGGAATCGTGCGGGCCTTCGCGGACTTCGTTGAGCTCGTGGCGTCCGACCACCATGTGATGCACGGCATCCGGGCCATCCGCGATGCGCAGCGTGCGGGTGTTGGCATACATGCGGGCCAGCGGCGTGTGCTGCGAAACGCCGAGCGCACCATACATCTGGATCGCCTCGTCGATGATCTGGCACACCCGTTCAGGCACCATGGCCTTGACCATGTGGATCCACACGCGGGCTTCGCGGTTGCCGAGCACGTCCATCGCCTTGGCGGCCTTCAGCACCATCAGGCGCATGGCCTCGATGTCGATCCGGGCCCGGCTGACGATCTCCAGATTGCCGCCCAGCTGGATGATCGGCTTACCAAAGGCCACGCGGCTCATGCCTCGGCTGACCATCAGGTCGAGCGCTTTTTCCGCCGAACCGATGGCGCGCATGCAGTGGTGGATGCGGCCGGGCCCAAGGCGAAGCTGGCTGATCTCGAACCCGCGGCCTTCGCCCAGCAGGATGTTCGACGCGGGCACGCGTGCATTGTTGAAACGAATGTGCATGTGGCCATGCGGCGCGTCGTAATCGCCAAACACCTGCTGACCGCCGACGATCTCGACACCTTCGGTGGGCAGCGGCACCAGGATCTGCGATTGGCGCCCGGAAGCGGGCGAGTCCTCGTCGCCGGTGCGCACCATCGTGATCATGACCTTGCAGCGCGGATCGCCGGCGCCCGAGATGTAATGCTTTTCGCCGTTGATGACGTACTCGTCACCCACCCGAACCGCGGTAGTATCGATGTTCTTCGCGTCGGAGCTGGCGGTGTTCAGTTCGGTCATGCAGAAGGCGG is part of the Altererythrobacter sp. TH136 genome and harbors:
- a CDS encoding acyl-CoA dehydrogenase family protein; protein product: MTTERSQSGFALNPQDELNDLRMSDKALPLFNQVKQFIQEVVQPASEKFHELGENRADIWDYAPGQLEVLDAAKEKAKAEGLWNFFLPDAHTGEGLSNLDYAYIAVELGKNRLASEIMNCAAPDTGNMEVLERVGTPEQKKQWLEPLLEGKIRSAFCMTELNTASSDAKNIDTTAVRVGDEYVINGEKHYISGAGDPRCKVMITMVRTGDEDSPASGRQSQILVPLPTEGVEIVGGQQVFGDYDAPHGHMHIRFNNARVPASNILLGEGRGFEISQLRLGPGRIHHCMRAIGSAEKALDLMVSRGMSRVAFGKPIIQLGGNLEIVSRARIDIEAMRLMVLKAAKAMDVLGNREARVWIHMVKAMVPERVCQIIDEAIQMYGALGVSQHTPLARMYANTRTLRIADGPDAVHHMVVGRHELNEVREGPHDSAMSASFRN